In Deltaproteobacteria bacterium, the DNA window TTTCCGATAAGTAAAGGAGATTTTTCATGGAAAAAAGATATTCAAGCCTCGATACAAAGCTGATCCACGCAGGCGAACTTTTGCCCCGGCTGGAGGGAGCTGTTATCCAGCCCATTTTTCAGTCTTCCACCTTTGAGTACGGAGGGCAGACCTCTTATCATGACCTCAAGTACATCCGGCTGAACAACACTCCCAACCACTTGTCCCTGCATAAAAAGTTGGCGGCCCTTGAAAACGCCGAGTCCGCCCTCGTGATGTCCAGTGGAATGGCGGCCATCACCACTACCCTGCTGACAGTCCTTTCCTCTGGAGATCACCTCCTGGCCCAGGACTGCCTTTACGGCGGCACCCATAGCTTCCTGACCGATGATTTGGCCTCCTTCGGGATCTCTTACGACTTCATCGACGGCAACGACCCGGATTCATGGGAAGAAAAACTCAGACCTTCCACCAAGGCTATACTGGTGGAAAGTATAACTAACCCACTCCTTCAGGTGGCGGACCTGAAGGCCGTGGTGGAATTCGCCCGTGAGAAGAAGCTGGTCTCCATGATCGATAACACCTTTGCAAGTCCCGTCAATTTCCGCCCCCCCGAGTTGGGTTTCGACCTCTCTCTGCACAGCTGCACGAAGTACCTCAACGGGCATTCCGACATCGTGGCCGGCGCCGTCATCGGGAGAAGAGACCTGGTGGAGAAGATCTTCCACCGGCTCAACCACCTGGGTGCATCCCTGGATCCCCATGCTTGTTTCCTGCTGCAAAGGGGGATCAAGACCCTCGGGGTGCGTGTGAGATTCCAGAACCAGAGCGCCCTTCAGATCGCCCGGTTCCTGGAGAACCATCCGGCAGTGGAAAAGGTCAATTACCCCGGCCTGGAAAGCCATCCCGATCACGAAAGGGCCGTGGAACTTTTTGACGGATTCGGCGGAATGTTGAGTTTTGAACTCAAAGGAGGCTCTGACCCGGCCCTTCGTTTCATGGAGAAAACAACCCTGC includes these proteins:
- a CDS encoding aminotransferase class I/II-fold pyridoxal phosphate-dependent enzyme yields the protein MEKRYSSLDTKLIHAGELLPRLEGAVIQPIFQSSTFEYGGQTSYHDLKYIRLNNTPNHLSLHKKLAALENAESALVMSSGMAAITTTLLTVLSSGDHLLAQDCLYGGTHSFLTDDLASFGISYDFIDGNDPDSWEEKLRPSTKAILVESITNPLLQVADLKAVVEFAREKKLVSMIDNTFASPVNFRPPELGFDLSLHSCTKYLNGHSDIVAGAVIGRRDLVEKIFHRLNHLGASLDPHACFLLQRGIKTLGVRVRFQNQSALQIARFLENHPAVEKVNYPGLESHPDHERAVELFDGFGGMLSFELKGGSDPALRFMEKTTLPIVAPSLGGVETLITRPVTTSHSGMSPQDREAMGITDALIRLSVGLESTEDLIEDFKRALT